GCCTGCAGCACCTGCACGGCTCCCAGCACGTTCAGCTCCAGGTCGAGTCTGAAATCCTCCATCCTTATTCTTTCAAATGGCTTCAGCTTAATATTTCCCGGACTGTACACCAGTCCGTGCAATACCTCTGGCAGCGCTTCCGCAAATCCTTTGTCAAACTGCAGCACGTCCAGTGGCAGGTGCGCCAGGTTTAAGGCTTCGGACTCCTCAGAGGGTTTGCGGGAGGCGGTGATCACGTTGGCGCCTTTTTCCTGCAGCAACTTTGCCGTTTGCAGCCCTATACCGGAGCTACCACCTATTACAAGTATGTTTTTGTCTTTGAAAGGCATGTTACAGAGGGAATGATGGGTGATTGTTCTTGTCTCTACTTAACCCCTTCATTATCCTTTTGTTCTAACTAGTGAATTCCGGAAAGTTTAAGCCTGTTCGGGTGCCGCTGCTACTGTTACAGTTATGAAAGTATGTATAATACAGCAAATATAAAGTGCCGTCATCGTGGTGCCTTGGCATGTTAAAAAATGTCAAAAAAACGCTTAATAAGCGTCTGGCAAAGCATATAACCTTATACCACAAAATCATGTATTATCAGCAACTGCAGCATAATATCAATAATATTTAATATTTGTGATTGTTGTGCGGTGGCCGTAGCTTAAAGCTTGTTAAGCCGCTTGCATACTTTAGTGAATGCGAAACCCATGCACCTTAAACCAACTGAATCCCTAATCAAAGCTCACCTCCTATGAAGATTAAAAAAGTACTTGTTGCCAACCGTGGCGAAATCGCGATCCGGGTGCTGCGCGCCTGCACCGAACTCAACATCAAAACGGTGGCCATTTATACTTACGAAGACCGCTATTCGCTGCACCGCTACAAGGCTGATGAGGCTTATCAGATCGGTAAGGACAACCAGCCCCTGCAACCTTACCTCGATATTGAAGGCATCATCAAAATTGCCAAAGACAACGAGGTGGATGCCATTCATCCGGGCTATGGCTTTCTTTCTGAAAACCAGCATTTCTCCCAGCGCTGCGCCGACAACGGAATCATCTTCATAGGCCCGAGGCCTGAGGTAATGGCCTCTCTGGGCGATAAGATCGCAGCCAAGAAAGTTGCTATCAGCTGTGACGTGCCCATCATACAAAGTAACGACCTCGACCTGAACACCTACGAAACGGCACAGGAGGAAGCAGACCGCATTGGTTATCCGCTGATGCTGAAAGCGGCCGCAGGTGGCGGTGGCCGTGGCATGCGCGTGATCCGCGATGATGACCAGCTAGAGAAAGGCTTTTTTGAGGCGAAGAACGAGGCCCTGAAAGCCTTTGGCGATGATACGGTTTTCCTGGAGAAGTTTGTGGAGAACCCTAAGCACATTGAGGTGCAGATCGTGGCCGATGCCTATGGCAACATCACGCATCTTTACGAGCGCGATTGCTCGGTGCAGCGTCGTTTCCAGAAAGTAGTGGAAGTGGCGCCGGCCATCAGCCTGAATGAGGAGACACGCCAGAAGCTGTACGACTACGCCGTGCGCATTTGCAAGGCCGTAAACTACAATAACGTGGGCACAGTGGAGTTCCTGGTGGAGCCGCAGACAAACAACATTTACTTTATAGAGGTAAACCCGCGCATTCAGGTGGAGCACACCGTTACCGAGATGATTACGGGCATTGACTTGATTAAAACACAAATATACATTGCCGCCGGCTACAGGCTGGATGATGAAGAAGTGCTGCTGGGACCGGACCAGCAGATAAAGCCATCGGGCGTGGCCATCCAATGCCGCATCACCACCGAAGATCCGGAGAACGATTTCAAGCCGGACTACGGTACTATCATTGCCTACCGCAGTGCGGGTGGCTTTGGAATTCGAATCGATCAGGGCAGCGTGTACACGGGTGCCAAAATAACGCCTTTCTTTGATTCGCTGCTGGTAAAGGTATCCACGCACGCGCCAACGCTGGCGCATGCCGCCACTAAAATGTCGCGCACACTGGATGAATTCCGTATTCGCGGTGTGAAGCAGAACATCCAGTTCCTGCAGAACATCATAAACCACCCTGTTTTCATTTCTGGCGATGCGACGGTGGACTTTGTGAAGAGCTACCCAGAGCTGTTCGTGTTCAAGCAGCGCCAGGACAGGGCCACTAAAATGCTTACTTTCCTGGCGGACGTAGTGGTGAACGGCAATCCCGACGTGAAAAAGATCAGGCCTGACAAAGTGATGCGCAAACCAGACCTGCACGACCTGCACCTGGCCAAGCCCTACGAGAGAGGCACCAAAGATTTGCTGACGGAGCTGGGGCCGGAGGAATTCTCCAAATGGCTGCGCAACGACCCGCAGATCCATTACACTGACACCACCTTCCGCGATGCGCATCAGTCGCTGCTGGCTACGCGCATGCGCACGTTTGATATGATGAAGATTGCAGAGCCTTTTGCCAAAGACCACCCGCAGATCTTTAGTATGGAAGTATGGGGCGGCGCCACGTTCGATGTATGCCTGCGCTTCCTGCACGAGGACCCGTGGGACCGCCTCGCACAGATCAGAAAAGCCATACCAAACATCCTGCTGCAAATGCTCATCCGGGGCTCCAACGGGGTTGGCTACAAGGCCTATCCGGATAACCTGATCGAGGCTTTTGTGGAGAAATCGTGGGAAACGGGTATCGATATCTTCCGCATCTTCGATTCGCTGAACTGGATGAAGAGCATGGAGCCCTGCATCAACTATGTGCGCAAACGTACCAAGGGATTGGCTGAAGGCACCATCTGCTACACGGGCGATATCCTTAACCCTGCCAAAACAAAGTATAACCTGAACTATTACCTGCAGCTGGCAAAGCAGCTGGAAGATGCCGGCGCCCATATTCTGGCAGTAAAAGACATGGCTGGCCTGCTGAAGCCTTACGCTGCCACAGAGCTGATCACCGCGC
Above is a window of Pontibacter akesuensis DNA encoding:
- a CDS encoding pyruvate carboxylase — its product is MKIKKVLVANRGEIAIRVLRACTELNIKTVAIYTYEDRYSLHRYKADEAYQIGKDNQPLQPYLDIEGIIKIAKDNEVDAIHPGYGFLSENQHFSQRCADNGIIFIGPRPEVMASLGDKIAAKKVAISCDVPIIQSNDLDLNTYETAQEEADRIGYPLMLKAAAGGGGRGMRVIRDDDQLEKGFFEAKNEALKAFGDDTVFLEKFVENPKHIEVQIVADAYGNITHLYERDCSVQRRFQKVVEVAPAISLNEETRQKLYDYAVRICKAVNYNNVGTVEFLVEPQTNNIYFIEVNPRIQVEHTVTEMITGIDLIKTQIYIAAGYRLDDEEVLLGPDQQIKPSGVAIQCRITTEDPENDFKPDYGTIIAYRSAGGFGIRIDQGSVYTGAKITPFFDSLLVKVSTHAPTLAHAATKMSRTLDEFRIRGVKQNIQFLQNIINHPVFISGDATVDFVKSYPELFVFKQRQDRATKMLTFLADVVVNGNPDVKKIRPDKVMRKPDLHDLHLAKPYERGTKDLLTELGPEEFSKWLRNDPQIHYTDTTFRDAHQSLLATRMRTFDMMKIAEPFAKDHPQIFSMEVWGGATFDVCLRFLHEDPWDRLAQIRKAIPNILLQMLIRGSNGVGYKAYPDNLIEAFVEKSWETGIDIFRIFDSLNWMKSMEPCINYVRKRTKGLAEGTICYTGDILNPAKTKYNLNYYLQLAKQLEDAGAHILAVKDMAGLLKPYAATELITALRDTVKIPIHLHTHDTSSIQSATYLKAIEAGVDVVDVALGSMSGLTSQPNFNSIVEMMRFQERHREFDQKSLNHYSNYWETVREYYYPFESGLKAGTAEVYRHEIPGGQYSNLRPQANALGLGDKWELIKETYAEVNQLFGDVVKVTPSSKVVGDMALYLVSNGFTTLDVLERGEQISFPDSVQSFFRGELGQPVGGFPKKLQDIVLKKGESFTDRPNEHLEPVDFDKEFKAFQEEFGQDKKMTDFLSYQLYPKVYKDYLTYIEQYGDVAKIPTRLFFYGMQPGEEAIIDIARGKSIVVKYQSMGPVNEDGMRTVFFKLNGQTRNIDVRDRSVKVERVVNQKVDKNNPKQIGAPLQGMLSKILVEKEQQVKKNTPLFIIEAMKMETTITATKEGAVAGITLSEGEMVNADDLVLTLE